ACTGTCATGTGAAACAGTTTTGAGACTGCCTGGTATGGGGCTTTCCCATAGTGCGGTGTCTCTTTTTATACGTGATCGAAATTTAATGTGTTTCATTAAAGtggaaaatgtaattaaaaatcacTATAGAttgtagattataattttattatttttatgatatattatataattgaatgtGTATGACTCAAAAAAAGTATCAGCAAATAGTCTTTAAGTAATTAAGCACTATAATATCCTATATTGTAATTCAATTTTTGTTCATGACTGTAGTATTTTTCAAAGACTGATAGAATTATCTCATAccattaaatacaaaatgttgcaaatgaatgtattataaataatctaccaTAACACAAAGAGCACACACTGACTCAAAGTAGCCAATAACATTACTTGCCTTTGGCCGTGCATCCGGGTTATTTCTTTCATTACATATAATGAGAAGAATAATCAATCCACAATCCATTTAATACTATCACAGTCCTGCAGAAGAAGACcatatgctttatttatattattttcaatcagCTGTAGGACTGATTTGTCCATAAGTTAACATCCTACGGTTGTACAAACAAATACAATGAAACAATTACtcatattgttaataaaagataactttaaaattatatgcaaaactaaaaaaattttaactgtgagtgaaaaatgttatttatggaAAATCTCCAATCCCATtaggtacaattttttttttaatagtcaaGATTTAATTAGCCAAACTTTTGCTACACAATCTTCCTATCAATGAAATGTATTAACAAACAAGTAATGTTGAGAACTGACTCTTTAGGATcctattataagtaataaaataaattatagaatctATGTCTTcagttattacttattattggCGTATTAATTAAGAGTATTGAGCTGAATACTCATAAATATTCTCTATGCCTGAGTAatctttataacttttttttaagttcaaataatttataaggaGTTTGCTTTCAACTgacaagtttttatttttactagttAAGGtacttaagatttaaaaaattccTTTTGAATTTCCAGATATCACAAAACCAATATGTTTTAAGAAGTCTCCAAGCTTTTGTTGTCCATCATATTACAATGTTATTTACCATTTTTCACAGTGtttacaatttcataaaatgACATGGAATTTCGAAGTAATCCtccatgtttttattataatgcatAGGACTGTATGAACTTCTTGTCATAAAAATTCTACTTAAATTTACAAAGAGtatacatttgaaatacaaGATCAAGACTTTGACTTATTGTATCACTACCATGTGGCTTATGTGAGTTTACAAGGATGCCTATTGCTACTATACACCTTACATCACCCAATGATAGTAAGGCACAGaaaaagaacaacaaaataaaagctaatttttaaaaactttaaattcataatacatTTAACCTAACCAGCATGAAATTTTATCTTGAAATATCAATGATTGTTTTCATAATGCCACAAAAACTCAAGTGTTTTGTGTCAACACCATATGGATATGGTCACCCAAGTACCTACTCaagtttcaaaacaaaaaatgaagCACAATGAAAATAGTTAGAaatgtataaacaaaatttatagtaTATGAACAGGCTTATGCATAAATTGATAAATCAAACATTGTAGACCTTTACAGTAATGTTAtgatgacaaataaataaataacaacaagtCTTTGAACAACAaagcttttataaataattttgaatattgaattAGCGATGTTAATACAAATGatagaaattaaaacataatatccTGAAAATTTCTTTATCCCATCTTTCAGGGTTATTTTACttcttaaagtttaaataagaggaattacaataattaataaaaaatagcaacATTGCTTGAACGCAATTTGGCACTATTACTAACCTTCATTGCTCATATGACATGGTGGTGGAGGTTCCTTCCCCATTATAACATATTCTTCATTCAAATCACAAACGCTTTTTCCAGTGGCCGTTGTTAGATCCTGGATAACATCTTTCTTTGAGTACCACCCTTGATTCATTATATTACTgcaataaaagtttataaatacatcAAGTTGTCACATATTGTAATTGTTGTTTACCTttcataatttttcttattaatggtTTCATGGTCATGTTAGTACACGAATTAATGAGTGTAAACTACATAAAACAtcattaagcacataaaacatATTGTGTATACATGATAaggaaaaatacatattaattaaaagataaataccGTCAGGTATAAAAAGCGCTGTtccagatttaaatttatgtagaaCAATATTTATTGCGAAATGCACTTGCAAGTTGCAACTTGCACttattgttctttaaatttttagatTAAGTCAAACAGTCAGTGTTTCCAGTATTTCTTAGTTCACTTTCCCacctaaacaaaaaaatagtaatgtcaaaataataatgtcaTCATAATAATGTCATCATTTTAagtccaaaatttattttattaatgcagaaaaattaaaatggaaaaataCACAGAATTtcctaaaatatgtttttattttcttagagACAAAGCTTAAATTTATGTACGAGAAAATTCTAAGGTGGCAAACCGATAATGACAGTATTAACTTCCATCTGTTTTCtgtatactatactatactctATCAGTATCTAATTATCTATGCCTATGGTAAAACTaaaacttataacataaaaacaaaaagtcaaCAGTCACTAAATAGtctacaataacaaaataaacctttgtttttaaattatcaatacgGAAACGTTTCTTAGTTTTAGCAAACTGtctacttttttgttttatttgttataaataattcaatatcggTGTCATAAATGGGGGACGAAAAGTCGGAAGATATTTCGCAAACGGAATTACCAAACTGTGAGAATGTTAAGGAAAATGAACCAAAAGATACTGAAAATAATGGTAAAGCGGATAAAATGAAAGGTACTAACTTATACTTATTGTTTATCAAAGCTCATACATATACCTGTGTAAATGACCGCCCAATATCTAGAAATAAAGACAATATATGCTCGTGTCAAAAACAATGTAGTCtgtttataataatcttttttcgtgattataaaatatatcaatatgttTTCAGTATTCAATATAGCATCCATTGattcaaataacaataacattaaaattgatgTGTAACAAAAgggaatataaaacaaaagattcgtacatgtaattaaatatataaaatggaaaATTGGAGTGCAGCTAAGTCAATTCTAAAAGATATTCAAACATCACTGAATTTactcaaaatataattgaatgatATCCATGAAGGAATCATAAAACTTCATGAAAGTGTTTTCTATTGAACggttattcaaatttagaatgtgCATATTCGTTAGGAGAACTCTTActaaagatatatatgtataaatcatataaatataataacttagtcCTTATAAAAACCTTATAAAAGTTGAGTgacaagaataatattataaaaatgaatcaatGATATTCAATAGGACAAAATTATACAATAGTTTACTTAATAATGTAACTTAGGTAGCTTGGtcttattcaaaaattaaatataaactaaaaaaagcatatatgaattactttgtaatatttcacagtttttatgtttgttcaatTTCATTGTAAGTGAACTAACTTCTTTAATGACTAAATAATCTGTGAGTCAAAATATgtccaaatatatattattaatcaaataatgcatatatatgaaattttgCACCTATcaaataaatgtcataattcaattaaaaccgaGTGATATATTAGTTCTTTTTTACAGTTGACATATTGCTCAAGGCCACTGGTAATGCTCCcattatgaagaaaaaaaagtgGGCTGTAGATGCAGAAAAACCTATTGGCTGGATTATGGaatttgttaagaaatatttaaaactagaacCAGAAGAAAAATtggtaagaattatttaatactaaatgaatattaattatattatttagatacatattttgataagattattttgttttcagttCCTTTATGTGAATCAGACGTTTGCACCATCACCTGATCAAATAATAAGAAACTTATATGAGTGTTTTGGTACTGATGGTAAACTAGTACTACACTATTGTAAGAGTCAAGCCTGGGGTTAGGAATATAAGTGTGAATTGTATTactgatataaaatttaaaaggcataaattttatttttttgtgcatTTATCAGTTATATGTTGATGCATGCCAATAATCAACTGTTATTTTGATTTCCTCATAATTTATACTCAAAATACGACAGAATACTTTCACAGTCAGTTTGTATgtctaaagcaataaatattttaattttatattatgtattctttatatatataaaaaaatgtgagactatattaattttactttaaatgcaTTGTGATAAAGTTTTACTTATTTTGTTAGTCATACATCaaagacaatttaatatttaatggatTTAGCTTTAAGCTTAAGTatagaaaataatgaaacaaagttactgtataaaatgtaataaatataataaaattatcaatattatgaaatacaatTGGCTTTTTGAATCACATAAATACACATGACAttacttgaaataatattttgaataattctcattggttattttttatcacCACTACTGTTGACATAATCTTTACTTGTCGTCCTTGTGGGTAGGTTATCTGtatggaaaaaaatacatatatatattttatgtacaattaataattatactgatttaacaaaaactttttctGAAAATTCCAAGCAAatgtatatcaaattaaattcaataaatttggTTCTTGTAAGCCCtttaaataagtattcattTACAAAACAATCATTTCGACTTGAAATTACAAATAGGTTGGGCTACATAGAAAAATTAAGTATGCAAATGGATGACTACtgttataaacttttttaacaaCTTCAAGTTATGATTCTTTATATTAGGTTTGATAAgtactatacatttattttaatactgttcaaattcatttaaatttattttcataagtgTTGACATAGTATACATAGACAATAaattatcacaaatacctttaatatCAAAGTGGagtcattaattaaaatcaaaaatagaatgggaactaaaatgtacCCCTGTGGAATGCCTATTTTAAGCAATGAATAagaattaagattaaatttactATTCGAATGTTTTTCATGTGTTATCATTACCTGTTTGCTTAGAAGATTTGCTGCTAGTACTATTACCAGTTTTGGGAGTGTTCTTTTTTGACGGATTGGGTTTTACTGGGTTACAAGGGCAGCAGGAATGCACGCTACTTCTTGATGTATCCATAGCTTCGATTTTCTCTGtctatatttttagaaaaagaTATTAAGTGCggtaagatttaaaaaattcaaacagtGGATTCACTGTTAAAATGTTACTGCAAAGAAAGCATTTAGTATAGAACCTTTGATGGAGCCGATGGTATCTTATTCCGTCTATCACCGGCTGCTTTTTGCGTTGGCTTATCTTCGAGTTGTAGTTTTAATTCTTCTTGCAAAGTTTTCGGAGATTCCACAGCATTTTTTTGATCCGAAGGCGGGTTGTCCTTTTGTAGGTACATCTGCACCatagtacaattaaattaaattattaatccaTACAAACCTTTGTCTTATCTATTTCATGGCTGAATCACGTGAATCTTAAAGAAGATAGCCGAAGTCGTCACTTTTAATATTCAGTTCTGTTTATTGAAGAGTTGTAAgtgcttaataattaattacaactcATACGAATTAACTGTACACCTCGCTCTGTGACGTCATTAGAACGATACCGCTTGCAAAaagaatgaaaattatataaattataaatttttttatgttgataaaGGGTCACGTTTTTATGATAAGGCGTCATTATACTAAGAAGTCTTCCAATTAAATAGATACATATGGACCGATATGATATTACagcttaacaataaaaaaacggCAATTGGACGCTAGATTTTTCATTGCGGTGACATTTTTCATAGTCTAAGAtcgtttttgtatttattaacaaagaTGCTATCGCTACTGAGTGCTTACGGCGAATGCGGGGCGCGGGGTAGCGGGAGAGGGGTCGCATTCCAGAGAAGTGCACAGTTGATTCGTACGAGTTGTAGTGATTGGTTtcagagggtaccgctggttttttagtgggttaACCcagtgtgcttgggcgcactcggcgtttagggctccggggagtcccacacaccccccccactttccatcacgtgggggaagcgcgtaaagcgtttttccagcgtaataaaaagaaaaagcccTGTAAAATCCTCAGTATTGTGTGTCTAGTGTCGGACGTCGGCACTCACCTCAGGCACCTTCCACACGATGATGCTTCCGGCGGCGCAGCTGCTGACGATGTAGCGCGCGTCGGGGCTGAACCGACAGCACGTGACGGCGCCGGCGTGCCCCGCGCCCGCGTGCGTGTACACGCCCTCCTGGTACTTCCACAGCTCCACGTAACGGGACAAAGTACATTTTAATAGTAGATTATAAAGGTTCTATTGCtccaacaacaaaaacaacaacaacagcctgtaaattcccactgctgggctaaaggcctcctctcctttcctttgaggagaaggtttggaacatattccaccacgctgttccaatgcgggttgatggaatacacatgtggcagaatttctatgaaatttgtcacatgcaggtttcctcacgatgttttccttcaccgccgagcacgagatgaattataaagacaaattaagcacatgaatcagcggtgcttgcctgggtttgaacccgcaatcatcggttaagatgcaagcgttctaaccactgggccatctctgctcatctATTGCTCCTTCGCGACTTTTTTACGCGGCTCTTATAGAAATTACGATTAATACTCTTGGGAAATTATTAAATCGAAAAAGAAGCTTAAATGATTTCCTATTTTGCTTaacgtttataaattatttaatcgtacttaagtgataaaatatataagttggCTATACCTTAACCATTTGGTCGTTTCCACCTGTTACAAAAAGTTCACCGTTTTGCGTTATATGGAGACCGTTTATTGCTCCGACTTTGCTAGCCTCGAGCTGAAATaagaaaaagtttaaaaacCAACATCCTTGAGTGCCGATGAGCTAATCTTTACAGTGCCTTCTTGCAGGAAACACCTAACTATCCACCTTGAACTTATCGTTTATTAGTGgcaaatttaaatacagtttctttattaatgttttacttGACCAAACCAAATCTCGACAAACAATAGTCGTCTAATCGTCGTCGTCAAATTTATTGACACTATTCACATATTATAAGATAAGCAACTTAGCCCTTCCTCTTTCTTTCTGgtggattataaaatattgtatatctcATCACAGACTTGAAACAGGTAGTTCCTATTTACCAATTAATTGGGCATATTCATGTCAGTTTTCATACATATCCTTCTCGTGTCAAGCGTTACCTCTCGAGCGAGGTTCCCGCTGCCCGTCTCCCAGTAGGCCACGCGCCGGTCGGTGCCGCCCGTCAGCAGCTGGCAGCCGCGGGGCTCGAAGCACACGCACATGAACAGGGTGTTGGCGTACATCACTTGACGCCGAGATAGCGAACTACGGACAACAATACTTATAGCACCTAGAGATTGCACAGCATGCTAAGGCATGTTGGCTATTACCGCCACCGCATAAGACAATGCTTACATTGTCTTATGCGGTGGCGGTAATAGCCGCAATATTATGGAGTCTCCCAAAACTATTTATCCGTAGGTACACGTGATAGCgtcagagtaaaaaaaccttcgtcagttttcaaattcatttctttatcaagtcttgaaactcttagtacctcttgaatctaaacatcaaataattgagatgcaatatgtcattcttaaTCGaaaaagcagattatcgctcgtacagaacacacgaaaatagattttaaggtgaccaaccttttcttaccccgacccTACATGGCCTGGTAACAATatggaaattgaaaaaaaaaactattttgtggCCAAAGTCGTAAATTTTCGCAGACTAAAACAATAAATGCCGACGTAGATAAGATTACGATATagtaattttaagaaatatactcACACAAGATCCCAAATAATACAAGAGCCGTCAGTTCCAGCGCTCACAGCCTCCATGTCATTTGGAGATACTTGAATAGCGGAAACGGGACTTTTGTGTTCTTTGAGAACTTTCTTTAAACTTTGACATTCTGGTTTTATGTCCCAAAGGCGAACCTAGAACGAAAAAGAATGACTCAAATAATAAagtactaaataaatttaaaaaaatcagaaaaaaatattatttatttgaattattgtttactttactttgtagTCATGTGTACATTGCAAGAACCACCGGTTTTGTTTATAGTCCGCATGGTGCTTTGTCGATTTCGAGAtttgttaagtaaaatataaattctataaatgaataaacatattttattttcgggTATCAAACCTGTCCTTCGCATCCGCCGGAGATGAGGGTGCGTCCATCGTGGGTCATGTCTAACGCAGAAGTGCCTTTATTATGTGTGTTATAGATGCAGTAAATAAGTCGTCCTGTGAGGGGTGTGAACGCGCGGATGTTACCGTCGTTCCAAGCTGACAaatcaaaatgtttatataagcCAATTATTTTAATCCCAAATAGATACCGCAAATACAAATAAGAGAACTTAAATGTGAAATTTAATTGATCTAAAATACTTTagtgtattgtaaaataatgtaaaaaataatgtaacagcGAGATACGTAAGCAGACTATCAATGCATCGCCTACCATAAGATGTGCAGCAAAAAATCGCTAATAATAACTTATCCTGGCATGAAGCAAGAAACTTGAAAAAcatgttcaatttaaaaaaaaaaaatctctatttGAAAACACGATTCAAAGGAACCAGTTCGATATAAGTCAAAATCAGCACCTCACTCTGAGACGGCTTACCGGTGACGATGGACTTGCCGTCGGCGGAGAAGAGCAAAGAGGAGCACGTGAAGTTGGGCACGACGATGCGCAGCAGCTCGCGCGCCGAGCTCGCGCACCACACGCGCACGtcgcccgcgcccgcgctcgCGAACACGCCCGACATGCCTCTGCCACCGACACCCAACattttacaacaaacaacaacaacagcctgtaaattcccactgctgggctaaaggcctcctctccctttgaggagaaggtttggaacatattccaccacgctgttccagtgcgggttggtggaattcacatgtggcagaatttctatgaaatttgtcacttggcgatgttttccttcaccgcagagcacgagatga
This window of the Vanessa cardui chromosome 5, ilVanCard2.1, whole genome shotgun sequence genome carries:
- the LOC124529730 gene encoding autophagy protein 12-like; this translates as MGDEKSEDISQTELPNCENVKENEPKDTENNGKADKMKVDILLKATGNAPIMKKKKWAVDAEKPIGWIMEFVKKYLKLEPEEKLFLYVNQTFAPSPDQIIRNLYECFGTDGKLVLHYCKSQAWG
- the LOC124529731 gene encoding cilia- and flagella-associated protein 52; translation: MEVKNLEPYAIIGFDGSAIRGLKVHPNGEHIIYPMGNKVCIQEWKTKKMYFLSGHTNSVSTVAVSPKGTYIGSGQINHIGFKASAKLWDFKNKTMLGSHELHKVRVEALAFSSDERYMISLGGRDDGCVVLWDCVAGAATGTAAAARLTTGDAMTLSPLSLRVNSFVTGGDSNLRVWNIRAESKNLDVVDVTLGKLRRCVRCIAVNQDDTFGMAGTTTGDIIKFSINYPSDPNASVIHCKPSLIGCLAKCGPWKKGKRPESLCYSQGIESILIMIDGCIIVGAGDGTIDILDEINWKGEFPRGKVLDPNKPHFRALKSTKLNGCITSLELMESPSLKGDKRLLLAGTRTSEIYAINVATFDPILVVTCHRCAINDIAFPRGMSGVFASAGAGDVRVWCASSARELLRIVVPNFTCSSLLFSADGKSIVTAWNDGNIRAFTPLTGRLIYCIYNTHNKGTSALDMTHDGRTLISGGCEGQVRLWDIKPECQSLKKVLKEHKSPVSAIQVSPNDMEAVSAGTDGSCIIWDLVSLSRRQVMYANTLFMCVCFEPRGCQLLTGGTDRRVAYWETGSGNLARELEASKVGAINGLHITQNGELFVTGGNDQMVKLWKYQEGVYTHAGAGHAGAVTCCRFSPDARYIVSSCAAGSIIVWKVPEMYLQKDNPPSDQKNAVESPKTLQEELKLQLEDKPTQKAAGDRRNKIPSAPSKTEKIEAMDTSRSSVHSCCPCNPVKPNPSKKNTPKTGNSTSSKSSKQTDNLPTRTTSKDYVNSSGDKK